A genomic region of Streptosporangium lutulentum contains the following coding sequences:
- a CDS encoding nitroreductase, translated as MNRAETFELSSQAERLIRGRRATRAFRPQAVPEETVRAIFSLAGAAPSNSNAQPWQVEVASGAVRDRLADALPRAHAERRVSVDFPYSEDMYSQVHQARRAEFGAELYGALGIGLDNHAARAAYDAESLRFYGAPHVAFLFVTGDGGPRLAADVGAYMQTLLLAMTAYGVDSCPQGLLSFYADTIRGELGVTTGKLLVGISFGYADEAAPVNQVTTGRAALETTTAFHECE; from the coding sequence ATGAACCGGGCGGAGACCTTCGAGCTGAGCAGCCAGGCCGAAAGGCTGATCCGTGGACGTCGTGCCACGCGCGCGTTCCGGCCGCAAGCCGTACCCGAGGAGACGGTGCGCGCGATCTTCTCCCTGGCCGGCGCCGCGCCGTCCAATTCCAACGCCCAGCCGTGGCAGGTGGAGGTGGCCAGCGGCGCGGTGCGTGACCGGCTGGCGGACGCCCTGCCCAGGGCCCACGCCGAGCGGCGCGTCTCGGTCGACTTCCCGTATTCGGAGGACATGTACTCGCAAGTGCACCAGGCCCGGCGAGCGGAGTTCGGCGCCGAGCTCTACGGCGCGCTGGGCATCGGTCTTGACAACCACGCGGCGCGGGCGGCCTACGACGCCGAGAGTCTGCGCTTCTATGGGGCGCCGCACGTGGCGTTCCTGTTCGTCACCGGCGACGGCGGGCCGCGGCTGGCCGCGGATGTCGGCGCCTACATGCAGACGCTGCTGCTGGCGATGACCGCGTACGGCGTGGACAGCTGCCCTCAGGGGCTGCTGAGCTTCTACGCCGACACCATTCGCGGCGAACTCGGCGTCACCACGGGAAAGCTGCTCGTCGGCATCTCCTTCGGCTATGCCGACGAGGCCGCGCCGGTGAACCAGGTCACGACTGGGCGGGCCGCACTTGAGACGACCACGGCCTTCCACGAGTGTGAGTAG
- a CDS encoding ArsR/SmtB family transcription factor, producing the protein MARAATTSDIFNAIAEPQRREILMLLRAGERPVTELAQELGMTQPGASKHLRVLREVGLVRDRKAGKQRLYDLDARGLRSVHEWTGGFERFWNESFDRLDAYVQDLKQARQEE; encoded by the coding sequence ATGGCACGAGCAGCGACGACGTCGGACATCTTCAACGCGATCGCCGAGCCGCAGCGCCGGGAGATCCTGATGCTGCTGCGGGCGGGTGAGCGGCCGGTGACCGAGTTGGCCCAGGAATTGGGGATGACCCAGCCGGGGGCGTCCAAACACCTGCGGGTGCTCCGGGAGGTCGGACTGGTGCGGGACCGCAAGGCAGGCAAGCAGCGCCTGTACGACCTTGACGCCCGCGGGCTGCGATCGGTCCACGAGTGGACCGGCGGGTTCGAGCGGTTCTGGAACGAGAGCTTCGACCGGCTGGACGCCTACGTGCAGGACCTCAAGCAGGCAAGACAGGAGGAATAG
- a CDS encoding erythromycin esterase family protein, translated as MTETVPQWIRRNAHPLTTLDPQAPLTDLAPLRETTRDATVVALGASARQTYELSAIAHRMLRFLVEELGFRSIALEGDDAGRLKLDEYVRTGQGDPRALLAGARSFWQTEEILEVIRWMRAHNERHPADPVRFAGVPDRPQQVAPRLDALQGMVGDVIERRLAEDTIRWHEHTGDKIVYWGGMAHTANGATRTLSPPSPPLTHRNAGSHLREHFGPGYLSLGLTFHHGSLPSRVPAPPADFAEAPLGAAGLDAFFLDLRAEGPDVVQAWLDAPTRTRLIGPVYDPDNDAAHHLSGDSLSAWFDVIAHCRQVTPVHLITR; from the coding sequence ATGACCGAAACGGTACCCCAGTGGATCAGGCGCAATGCCCATCCCCTCACCACCCTCGACCCCCAAGCCCCGCTCACCGATCTGGCGCCCCTGCGCGAGACGACGCGCGATGCCACGGTCGTCGCCCTTGGCGCATCGGCCCGCCAGACATACGAGCTGTCGGCCATCGCCCACCGAATGCTGAGGTTCCTGGTCGAGGAACTGGGGTTTCGCTCGATCGCCCTGGAGGGCGACGACGCGGGACGCCTCAAACTCGACGAATACGTACGCACCGGACAGGGCGACCCGCGAGCGTTGCTGGCCGGGGCCCGGTCCTTCTGGCAGACCGAGGAGATCCTTGAGGTCATCCGGTGGATGCGCGCCCACAACGAACGTCACCCAGCCGACCCGGTCCGCTTCGCCGGCGTCCCCGACCGTCCCCAGCAGGTCGCGCCACGCCTCGACGCCCTACAGGGAATGGTCGGGGACGTCATCGAACGACGCCTGGCCGAGGACACGATCCGGTGGCACGAACACACCGGCGACAAGATCGTCTACTGGGGTGGCATGGCCCACACGGCCAACGGCGCCACTCGGACCCTCTCCCCGCCGTCTCCGCCACTCACGCACCGCAACGCGGGCAGTCATCTGCGCGAACATTTCGGGCCCGGTTACCTGTCCCTCGGGCTGACCTTTCACCATGGTTCCCTCCCCTCTCGTGTCCCCGCCCCGCCCGCGGACTTCGCCGAGGCACCCCTGGGCGCCGCCGGCTTGGACGCCTTCTTCCTGGATCTGCGCGCCGAGGGCCCCGACGTGGTCCAGGCCTGGCTCGACGCGCCGACCAGGACGCGACTGATAGGTCCCGTCTACGACCCTGACAACGACGCAGCCCATCACCTGTCCGGCGACTCGCTCTCCGCCTGGTTCGACGTCATCGCCCACTGCCGGCAGGTAACACCCGTCCACCTCATCACCCGCTGA
- a CDS encoding sulfite exporter TauE/SafE family protein, with the protein MSWWQGLLGFAAGLLISVVTTPVGVSGAVFLLPVQLSVLQVPSPAVTPTNLLFNVVATPGALLRYRKRGHLGGSLTRLLVLGTLPGVVIGAIVRVFLLPGAQVFRLLVACLLFPLGLWLCVRTVRSPGRHSAPDDPSARAVFALAVVVGMVGGMYGIGGGSLLGPILVGRGLPVAKVAPAALASTFLTSIAGALTYAVLALATPGDIAPDWALGLVCGLGGLIGGYLGAHLQPRLPETGLRLLLGVLAIALAGLYVVQALN; encoded by the coding sequence ATGAGTTGGTGGCAGGGGCTGCTTGGGTTCGCCGCGGGCCTGCTCATCTCGGTGGTCACCACTCCGGTCGGGGTGTCGGGCGCGGTGTTCCTGCTGCCGGTCCAGCTCAGCGTGTTGCAGGTGCCCAGTCCGGCGGTGACGCCCACCAACCTGCTGTTCAACGTCGTGGCCACCCCTGGCGCGTTGCTGCGGTACCGCAAGCGCGGCCATCTGGGCGGGTCGCTGACGCGCCTGCTGGTGCTCGGCACCTTGCCCGGCGTCGTCATCGGTGCGATCGTGCGGGTCTTCCTGCTGCCCGGCGCCCAGGTGTTCCGTCTCCTGGTGGCCTGTTTGCTGTTCCCGTTGGGCCTGTGGTTGTGCGTGCGCACGGTGCGCTCACCTGGCCGCCACAGCGCGCCCGATGATCCCTCCGCGCGTGCTGTCTTCGCGCTCGCGGTGGTCGTGGGGATGGTCGGCGGCATGTACGGCATCGGCGGCGGGTCACTGCTCGGACCGATCCTGGTCGGGCGTGGCCTGCCGGTCGCCAAGGTCGCACCCGCCGCGCTGGCCTCGACGTTCCTCACCTCGATCGCGGGAGCGCTCACCTACGCCGTCCTGGCGCTGGCCACTCCCGGCGACATCGCGCCGGACTGGGCGCTGGGCCTGGTGTGCGGACTGGGCGGGCTGATCGGCGGCTATCTGGGCGCCCACCTCCAGCCACGCCTGCCAGAGACCGGACTGCGGCTGCTACTGGGAGTGTTGGCCATCGCCCTGGCCGGCCTCTACGTCGTCCAAGCGCTCAACTGA
- a CDS encoding tyrosine-type recombinase/integrase: MGVDGLAPGTAGLHLVGGVALLRPEEQVFEAMLDGWRNQQLARNLALSTIEKREGRLRAFGEHAEAFPWQWTPQHADEWFGDLRAVRGCAHSTLRSYQDALRLFCRYVVDPAYDWSAVCEQRFGAHPIQVVHEWNAAAHVQEIEARPEKRAFTIDELQDFFDYADDQVTTARERGRKGWLPAFRDATLFKIAYSYGLRRNETRMLDVCDLGRNPHGPEFGDYGLLHVRYGKAKKGSPPKRRSVVTVWTWTAEILDEWVTEFRPLLAVPGMSALWPSERGARIGLQRINSRFAAYRDALGLDAGLDFHGLRRSYVTHLIEAGRDPMFVQFQCGHEHASTTSLYTCVSSDFRTRTLRRALDETLAAALEPPRRTR; encoded by the coding sequence ATGGGCGTGGACGGGCTTGCCCCAGGAACTGCGGGGCTGCATCTGGTCGGTGGAGTTGCGCTGCTTCGGCCTGAGGAGCAGGTGTTCGAGGCGATGCTGGACGGTTGGCGCAACCAGCAGTTGGCCAGGAACCTGGCGCTGTCCACGATCGAGAAGAGGGAAGGGCGTCTGAGGGCCTTCGGCGAGCACGCCGAGGCGTTCCCCTGGCAGTGGACGCCGCAGCACGCCGATGAGTGGTTCGGGGATCTGCGGGCGGTGCGGGGCTGCGCGCACTCGACGCTGCGGTCCTATCAGGATGCGCTGCGCTTGTTCTGCCGATACGTGGTCGACCCGGCCTACGACTGGTCGGCGGTATGTGAGCAGCGATTCGGCGCCCATCCGATCCAGGTGGTGCACGAGTGGAACGCCGCGGCGCATGTCCAGGAGATTGAGGCCCGGCCCGAGAAGCGGGCCTTCACCATTGATGAGCTGCAGGACTTCTTCGACTACGCAGACGATCAGGTGACCACGGCGCGAGAGCGGGGGCGCAAAGGGTGGTTGCCGGCCTTCCGGGACGCCACCCTGTTCAAGATCGCCTACAGCTACGGCCTGCGACGCAACGAGACCCGGATGCTGGATGTCTGCGACCTTGGCCGCAACCCGCACGGCCCCGAGTTCGGCGACTATGGCCTGCTCCACGTCCGCTATGGCAAGGCCAAGAAGGGCTCACCGCCCAAACGGCGCAGCGTGGTGACGGTCTGGACCTGGACCGCCGAGATCCTGGACGAGTGGGTCACCGAGTTTCGGCCGCTGCTGGCGGTCCCCGGCATGTCGGCGCTCTGGCCGTCCGAGCGCGGCGCCAGGATCGGGTTGCAGCGCATCAACTCCCGGTTCGCCGCCTACCGCGACGCCCTTGGCCTCGATGCGGGCCTGGACTTTCACGGGTTGAGAAGGTCCTACGTCACGCACCTCATCGAGGCGGGCCGTGACCCGATGTTCGTCCAGTTCCAATGCGGACACGAGCACGCCAGCACGACGTCCCTCTACACCTGCGTGTCTTCGGACTTCCGCACCCGCACCCTGCGCCGGGCCTTGGACGAGACCCTGGCCGCCGCCCTTGAACCGCCCCGGAGGACTCGATGA
- a CDS encoding helix-turn-helix domain-containing protein — MKRQVSYQWRLREVMAAHGMFTISDLVPLLVERGINLSVSQVHRLATGVPERLSLPVLAALCDIFTCTPAELIATKAENAIVRKTATDDGPVNLNARRPKRARLRSEE; from the coding sequence ATGAAACGCCAGGTCAGCTACCAGTGGCGGCTACGAGAGGTGATGGCCGCCCATGGCATGTTCACCATCAGCGACCTGGTCCCGCTCCTGGTCGAGCGCGGCATCAACCTGTCGGTCTCCCAAGTCCACCGCCTGGCCACCGGTGTTCCCGAACGCCTGTCTCTGCCGGTGCTCGCCGCGCTCTGCGACATCTTCACCTGCACCCCGGCCGAACTGATCGCCACCAAAGCCGAGAATGCGATCGTCCGCAAGACCGCGACCGACGACGGCCCGGTCAATCTCAACGCCCGGCGGCCCAAGCGCGCCCGCCTTCGTTCCGAAGAGTGA
- a CDS encoding SRPBCC family protein, which translates to MSEMGRGAPAQSATADREIVISRVIDAPRELVFEAFTEVRHLSRWWGPEGFTTTTRSFEFRVGGEWDFVMHGPDGTDYQEWITWIELAPPERIAMLHGETRDDPNAFESVLTFEPDGTATRIEMHTVFPTKEQRDEAVEKYHAIEGGRQTLSNLAAYVTETVRKGAED; encoded by the coding sequence ATGAGCGAGATGGGACGAGGAGCGCCGGCGCAGTCCGCGACGGCCGACCGCGAGATCGTGATCTCCCGGGTCATCGACGCCCCACGGGAGCTGGTGTTCGAGGCGTTCACCGAGGTCCGGCACCTGTCGAGGTGGTGGGGACCGGAGGGGTTCACCACCACCACGCGGTCCTTCGAGTTCCGCGTCGGCGGAGAGTGGGACTTCGTGATGCACGGACCGGACGGGACGGACTACCAAGAGTGGATCACCTGGATCGAGCTCGCCCCGCCGGAACGGATCGCGATGCTGCACGGTGAGACCCGCGACGACCCGAACGCCTTCGAGTCGGTCCTGACGTTCGAGCCCGACGGCACGGCGACCCGGATCGAGATGCACACGGTGTTCCCCACCAAGGAGCAGCGCGACGAGGCGGTCGAGAAGTACCACGCGATCGAGGGTGGCCGGCAGACCCTGAGCAACCTGGCTGCCTACGTCACCGAGACCGTTCGGAAGGGAGCGGAGGACTGA
- a CDS encoding DUF6010 family protein, producing MWDVIHHLKDAPILPFAEHSSFGCAICDPVIALWCFAGGPSVLGRLRARRPAGSVFRTGGHTRLPGSWPASSHLRRRWPHG from the coding sequence GTGTGGGACGTCATCCACCACCTTAAGGATGCCCCGATCCTGCCCTTCGCCGAGCACTCCTCCTTCGGCTGCGCCATCTGCGACCCGGTGATCGCGCTCTGGTGCTTCGCCGGCGGGCCGTCCGTCCTCGGCCGGCTCCGCGCCCGCCGGCCCGCTGGCTCTGTCTTTCGGACCGGCGGCCATACCCGCCTGCCGGGCTCATGGCCAGCGTCGTCACACTTGCGCCGGCGCTGGCCTCATGGGTGA
- a CDS encoding TetR/AcrR family transcriptional regulator, whose protein sequence is MLTATTPQRQGRGGRERILAAAARLFANQGIGATGMEQIADEAPVSKRTLYAHFRTKNDLVIAHLQDLISSGNTLESVLTREDLSPWERILQLFDLPVADAAPVRGCPFIDAAAEFPDPGSVVHSYAREQKLRMVQLVTALLTELGCRDPAVLAEQLVTLADGAASRAMVLGEAGYGRHARAAAEILLAHSLAERADGGGEAR, encoded by the coding sequence ATGCTGACGGCCACAACACCGCAACGGCAGGGGCGCGGCGGACGTGAGCGCATCCTGGCCGCCGCCGCCCGTTTGTTCGCGAACCAGGGGATCGGCGCGACCGGCATGGAGCAGATCGCGGACGAGGCTCCAGTGTCCAAACGCACGCTCTACGCGCACTTCCGGACCAAGAACGACCTGGTGATCGCCCACCTGCAAGACCTCATCTCATCGGGCAACACCCTGGAGAGCGTGCTGACCCGCGAGGACCTCTCCCCGTGGGAGCGGATCCTGCAGCTGTTCGACCTGCCCGTGGCGGACGCGGCCCCGGTGCGCGGGTGCCCGTTCATCGATGCCGCGGCGGAGTTCCCCGACCCCGGGAGCGTGGTCCACTCCTACGCCCGCGAGCAGAAACTGCGGATGGTGCAGCTGGTCACCGCGCTGCTGACGGAGCTTGGCTGCCGCGACCCCGCCGTACTCGCCGAGCAACTGGTCACCCTCGCGGACGGGGCGGCCAGCCGCGCCATGGTGCTGGGCGAGGCCGGCTACGGCCGGCACGCACGGGCCGCCGCGGAGATCCTCCTCGCACACAGCCTGGCGGAACGGGCTGACGGGGGCGGCGAGGCTCGATGA
- a CDS encoding dihydrofolate reductase family protein, whose product MAGKVFFSVSMSLDGFIAPESPEDLMKRQWMELQQWIFPLRFFRENLKLGEGGKEGRDDDIVRETFERTGANVMGKRMFDAGEQMWPQEAPFHTPVFVVTHEKRDPWERPGGTTFHFVNDGIKSALDQARQAAGDRDVRIAGGGATILEYMNAGLIDEFSIALSPVLFGSGVRLFEGVDAGRVALEPVRAEPSPRVTHLTYTVRER is encoded by the coding sequence ATGGCCGGAAAGGTGTTCTTCAGCGTGTCGATGTCGCTGGACGGGTTCATCGCGCCCGAGTCCCCCGAGGACTTGATGAAGCGGCAGTGGATGGAACTACAGCAGTGGATCTTCCCGCTGCGGTTCTTCCGGGAGAACCTGAAGCTCGGCGAGGGCGGTAAGGAAGGGCGCGACGACGACATCGTGCGGGAGACGTTCGAGCGCACCGGCGCGAATGTCATGGGCAAGCGCATGTTCGACGCCGGCGAGCAGATGTGGCCGCAGGAGGCGCCGTTCCACACGCCGGTCTTCGTCGTGACGCACGAGAAGCGTGACCCCTGGGAGCGGCCGGGCGGAACCACCTTCCACTTCGTCAACGACGGCATCAAGTCCGCCCTCGACCAGGCCCGCCAAGCCGCCGGCGACCGCGACGTCCGCATCGCGGGCGGCGGCGCGACGATCCTGGAGTACATGAACGCCGGCCTGATCGACGAATTCTCGATCGCGCTCTCACCCGTGCTGTTCGGCTCCGGAGTCCGCCTGTTCGAGGGCGTGGACGCGGGCCGCGTGGCCCTGGAGCCGGTCCGCGCGGAGCCCTCCCCAAGGGTGACGCACCTGACCTACACCGTCCGGGAGCGATAA
- a CDS encoding MFS transporter yields the protein MSPVPAARMSGRAWALLLILCGTIFLEGSDVAMLAVAVPTIRADLGLTTGTAAWVMSGYVLGYAGFTLLGGRAADLLGRRRMFLTWLGVFLVFSMLGGFATDGWMLVLARFVTGVAAAFMTPAALSIITTSYPQGPQRDKALLVFAGVGAGGFSLGLVIGGLLTELGWRWVFFAPVFLAGALLLAALRLLPAEARPEPVHRGYDLAGAASAAAAMLLLAYGIVRLEHGGEGLGLTIGAFAAGLALVAAFIVIERRAKAPLVRLGIFRKAAMVRANLAALLFLGAFFGFQFIVTLYLQELRGWSSLQTAIALIAMGCDAVLAPILTPRLVNRYGHARVIFGGFLLAIVAYGLFLLVEMDWSYAAMFPTLIISGTAFALAYGPLTIAATDSVAEEEQGLAGGLLYTFTQFGSAVGISAATAVYGIAVAGADGSPGAVLDAYRTALVVPVVMVLLGAAVSAFGLRDARPADQRSQLLDASL from the coding sequence GTGTCCCCCGTTCCCGCGGCCCGCATGAGCGGGCGAGCCTGGGCTCTGCTGCTCATCCTGTGCGGCACGATCTTCCTCGAGGGCAGCGACGTCGCCATGCTGGCCGTTGCCGTTCCCACCATCCGCGCCGACCTCGGCCTGACCACCGGCACCGCTGCGTGGGTGATGAGTGGCTACGTGCTGGGCTACGCCGGTTTCACCCTGCTTGGCGGCCGCGCCGCCGACCTGCTGGGCAGGCGGCGGATGTTCCTCACCTGGCTGGGCGTCTTCCTGGTCTTCTCCATGCTGGGCGGCTTCGCGACCGACGGCTGGATGCTGGTCCTGGCCCGGTTCGTCACCGGTGTGGCGGCGGCCTTCATGACCCCCGCCGCCCTGTCGATCATCACGACCTCGTATCCGCAGGGGCCGCAGCGCGACAAGGCCCTGCTGGTCTTCGCCGGCGTCGGCGCCGGCGGCTTCTCGCTGGGCCTCGTCATCGGCGGGCTGCTGACCGAACTCGGCTGGCGCTGGGTGTTCTTCGCCCCGGTGTTCTTGGCCGGCGCTCTCCTGCTGGCGGCGCTCAGGCTGCTGCCCGCCGAGGCCCGCCCCGAGCCCGTGCATCGCGGCTACGACCTGGCCGGCGCGGCCAGCGCCGCCGCCGCGATGCTGCTGCTCGCCTACGGCATCGTCCGGCTCGAGCACGGCGGCGAAGGGCTCGGGCTGACCATCGGCGCGTTCGCCGCCGGGCTGGCGTTGGTGGCGGCGTTCATCGTGATCGAACGGCGTGCCAAAGCGCCGCTCGTCCGGCTGGGGATCTTCCGCAAGGCCGCGATGGTCCGGGCCAACCTCGCCGCGCTGCTCTTTCTGGGTGCGTTCTTCGGCTTTCAGTTCATCGTCACGCTCTACCTGCAGGAGTTGCGCGGCTGGTCCTCCCTGCAGACGGCGATCGCGCTGATCGCGATGGGTTGCGACGCCGTGCTGGCTCCCATCCTCACCCCCCGCCTGGTGAACCGGTACGGCCACGCCCGGGTGATCTTCGGCGGCTTCCTGCTGGCGATTGTGGCGTACGGGCTCTTCCTGCTGGTGGAGATGGACTGGTCGTACGCGGCGATGTTCCCGACCCTGATCATCTCGGGCACCGCCTTCGCCCTCGCCTACGGTCCGCTCACGATCGCGGCAACCGACAGCGTGGCGGAGGAGGAGCAGGGCCTGGCCGGCGGCCTGCTGTACACCTTCACCCAGTTCGGCTCGGCGGTCGGGATCTCCGCGGCGACCGCGGTGTACGGGATCGCAGTGGCCGGCGCCGATGGCTCACCGGGCGCGGTGCTGGACGCCTACCGCACCGCGCTCGTCGTCCCGGTGGTCATGGTGCTGCTGGGGGCGGCGGTCTCCGCCTTCGGCCTGCGCGACGCCAGGCCCGCCGACCAGCGATCGCAGCTCCTCGATGCAAGCCTCTGA
- a CDS encoding recombinase family protein has product MITRGRQSPPPTRTWTPPTPGGRLVFHVFAALAEFIRELIVIGTKEGLAAARARGRVGGRPSVATEEIVRAARDLLPDPGRSITSIAKLLGVSPGTLYNHIPDLRELRAGSVPRQLEAPTESASSSKINLSGTFRTSTTHTRGRPWSSQVRPAQS; this is encoded by the coding sequence TTGATTACGCGAGGTCGCCAGAGTCCGCCCCCCACGAGAACCTGGACACCACCAACCCCCGGCGGACGGCTCGTCTTCCACGTCTTCGCCGCGCTCGCGGAGTTCATCCGCGAGTTGATCGTCATCGGTACCAAGGAGGGCCTCGCGGCCGCCCGCGCCCGCGGCCGGGTCGGCGGACGCCCCAGCGTCGCCACCGAGGAGATCGTTCGCGCCGCCCGCGACCTGCTGCCCGACCCGGGCCGCTCCATCACCTCGATCGCGAAACTACTGGGCGTCTCCCCGGGCACTCTGTACAACCACATCCCGGACCTGCGCGAGCTGCGCGCCGGCTCCGTTCCCCGTCAGCTCGAAGCGCCGACGGAGTCGGCCAGCTCCAGCAAGATCAATCTCAGCGGCACTTTCCGTACCTCAACTACTCACACTCGTGGAAGGCCGTGGTCGTCTCAAGTGCGGCCCGCCCAGTCGTGA
- a CDS encoding Tn3 family transposase — MNAVNDQVMGIGQVVVPGTPRDSLCIPDCLINLDAGPKPEVVMTDQASDSDMVFGIFSMPGYRFAPRFADLGDQRFWRTDLPDGTPLAATGRRKRSPATRSTGRRSTRGGGHDPGRRVAGSLVTNQVRVYDLLRMFARNGHPTPLGQAFAEYGRIDKTLHPLSILDPIDNTYRRKLNKRLTVQEPRHRLARKICHGCDQMWQAYRERADEAEDGRSPRRPVPPSSLHRHTMRLRGLRPPENSIPQM, encoded by the coding sequence TTGAACGCGGTCAACGACCAGGTGATGGGGATCGGACAGGTGGTGGTGCCAGGCACGCCGCGTGACTCCCTGTGCATCCCGGACTGTCTGATCAACCTCGACGCCGGGCCGAAACCCGAGGTGGTCATGACCGACCAGGCGTCCGATTCGGACATGGTGTTCGGGATCTTCTCCATGCCCGGCTACCGGTTCGCGCCCCGCTTCGCCGACCTGGGCGACCAGCGGTTCTGGCGCACCGACCTGCCCGACGGCACACCCCTGGCAGCTACGGGCCGCCGGAAGCGATCGCCCGCAACAAGATCAACCGGAAGAAGATCCACACGCGGTGGTGGACATGACCCGGGTCGCCGGGTCGCCGGGTCGCTGGTCACCAACCAGGTCCGTGTCTACGACCTGCTGCGCATGTTCGCCCGCAACGGACACCCCACCCCGCTCGGTCAGGCGTTCGCCGAGTACGGCCGGATCGACAAGACCCTCCACCCGCTGAGCATCCTCGACCCGATAGACAACACCTACCGCCGCAAACTCAACAAGCGGCTCACCGTCCAGGAACCGAGGCACCGTCTCGCCCGCAAGATCTGCCACGGCTGCGACCAGATGTGGCAGGCCTACCGCGAGAGAGCCGACGAGGCGGAAGATGGGCGATCGCCTCGTCGGCCAGTTCCACCGAGCTCACTTCACCGGCACACAATGCGGCTGCGAGGTCTTCGGCCGCCTGAAAATTCCATTCCACAAATGTGA
- a CDS encoding MFS transporter has protein sequence MKGLLTLTCAGQFMVLLDNTVVGAALPDMQQRLHIGLTGLQWIVDAYVLLVAMLLLSGGVFADRFGRRRVFLAGVAVFTAASVVCSLAPSIGWLIAGRVLQGVGAAALSPASLALLVAAYPAPGERVRAIGLWAGFSGIGLAAGPLAGGILVEAFGWPAIFLVNVPVGAVLLLAGLRVLGESRNPSAPPIDVPGTVLSAAGVGAVTYGLIEGGSRGWTSPVILGGFAAGLVLLAVFVVVEGRVSTPMLPLRLFRQRLFTASNTAMVVVGFALMGSSFFFSQFFVYVQGTSILVAGLRTLPVSLAMVIVSPYAGRFAARYGFRVVAGVGLALAGLGLLALGFVHADTGYGNVWWRLAVVGIGFALTMSPLTGAAIQAVSPREGGLASGVSSTTRQIGAVLGVAVLGAIVHTRESGGASFESGLNSAFLAAGAVTLACAVFTGLWLTADRTPRGVRADPSGGQAVSGPPLTASPRRPTS, from the coding sequence GTGAAAGGGTTGCTCACTCTGACCTGTGCAGGTCAGTTCATGGTGCTGCTCGACAACACGGTCGTCGGTGCGGCCCTGCCCGATATGCAGCAGCGGCTCCATATCGGGCTGACCGGCCTGCAGTGGATCGTCGACGCTTATGTGCTGCTGGTGGCCATGCTGCTGCTGTCGGGCGGCGTTTTCGCCGACCGGTTCGGCCGCAGGCGGGTGTTCCTGGCCGGGGTGGCGGTGTTCACGGCCGCGTCGGTGGTGTGTTCGCTCGCGCCCTCGATCGGTTGGCTGATCGCCGGGCGGGTGCTGCAGGGCGTTGGGGCCGCGGCGCTGAGCCCCGCCTCGCTGGCGCTGCTCGTCGCCGCGTATCCCGCCCCGGGGGAGCGCGTCAGAGCGATCGGGTTGTGGGCCGGGTTCAGCGGCATCGGCCTGGCCGCCGGACCGCTGGCGGGCGGGATCTTGGTGGAGGCTTTCGGCTGGCCCGCCATCTTCCTGGTCAACGTGCCCGTCGGGGCGGTCCTGCTGCTGGCCGGGCTGCGCGTGCTGGGGGAGTCTCGCAACCCGAGCGCGCCGCCGATCGACGTCCCCGGCACGGTCCTGTCCGCCGCGGGCGTGGGCGCGGTGACCTACGGCCTGATCGAGGGCGGTTCCCGCGGCTGGACCTCGCCGGTGATCCTGGGCGGCTTCGCCGCCGGGCTGGTGCTCCTGGCCGTGTTCGTCGTGGTCGAGGGTCGTGTGTCGACGCCGATGCTGCCGCTGCGGCTGTTTCGTCAGCGGCTGTTCACGGCGTCCAACACGGCGATGGTCGTGGTCGGGTTCGCGCTGATGGGGTCGTCGTTCTTCTTCTCCCAGTTCTTCGTCTACGTTCAGGGCACTTCGATCCTGGTGGCCGGGCTGCGGACCCTGCCGGTCTCGCTGGCCATGGTGATCGTCAGCCCGTACGCGGGCCGGTTCGCGGCCAGGTACGGCTTCCGCGTCGTCGCCGGCGTCGGTCTGGCGCTGGCCGGGCTGGGGCTGCTGGCGCTGGGCTTCGTCCACGCCGATACCGGCTACGGGAACGTGTGGTGGCGGCTGGCGGTCGTCGGCATCGGGTTCGCGCTCACCATGTCGCCGCTGACCGGGGCCGCCATCCAGGCGGTCAGCCCGCGGGAGGGCGGCCTCGCCTCGGGCGTCAGCAGCACCACCCGGCAGATCGGCGCGGTGCTCGGTGTGGCGGTGCTCGGGGCGATCGTCCACACGCGGGAGTCCGGCGGCGCCTCCTTCGAGTCCGGCCTCAACAGCGCTTTCCTCGCGGCGGGTGCCGTGACGCTGGCCTGCGCCGTGTTCACCGGCCTGTGGCTGACCGCGGACCGGACACCGAGGGGCGTCCGGGCCGACCCCTCAGGAGGCCAAGCGGTCAGTGGGCCGCCGCTGACAGCTTCTCCCCGCCGGCCCACGTCTTGA